Below is a window of Desulfosoma caldarium DNA.
CGGGACACGCCCATCTTGTTGGCCGAACAGAATGCTCGTTTTGCGCTTTCCATTGCGGATCGGGGCTACGTCATCGAAAAGGGCCGTGTCCAGTGCCACGGTCCTGTGGAGAAGCTTCGAGAAGACAAAGACATTCAGCAACAATGTCTGGCTGTTTGAGGCGTGCGGCCGAGCCGCACGGCCCGTTGCTATGAGTGCTGGGCATGGTGCAAGGCTGCCCCCCCTTTGAACACTGCGGAGGGGTAAGGCGATTCGGGAGGCCCCATGAGACCCATGAATTCACCCGTCAGGTGATGGACCGACAAGAAAACCGTTCTGAGCCGTCTCGAGAGCTGGGCAAGGCAGACCGCTGCCTAAAGACCTAAAGTGCTGCAAAGCGAAGTTTTTGGCTCTTTGGTTCGGAACCACTGGGGCGAGCGAAGCGACCTGGCTCTTATCATCGAAGTGGAGAAAGCGGGCGGGCTCTCTGCGCGGCGAGGCTCTGCTTAGGGCACCACCGACCTGCCCGTTCCGGTGGATTTGTTGTTCTATACCCTGAAGGAGTGGCGCGGCATGGATCCCCCTTTGCGTTTTACTCGAACGGTACCCGTGGCGGCACTCTGGATGTTCCATCGCCATCCACCACCGTCGTAAAGAACGGTGTTCGAAGGACTTTATCGGCCGTTGTCCCCAGGCTCGCCCTGGGCTAGAGGGGCAAGCACCTCAGGCCGTGTGGTTTGCAAGGCCTGGTGCGTCTGCCAGTGGTTCATTTCCGGCATAACCAAGTCCAGAATGAGCCGTTGATTTCTGGTAATCATTTCCATGGTCTCGACAACTTCAACGCCGTTTAGCGCTTCCATGATCTAGTATCCAAAATGCCGCGTGGGTTGGATCATTGCCTGCTGTTGTTGAGCCATGACGTAGAGCGTCGCCAAACCCCGGCCTCTTCCCCGCCCCATTGCCTCTGTGGAAAAAAACAGATCAAAAATCCGCTGGAGCGTTGTGGAATGCATGCCTGCGCGCGCTCAAATGGTCCTCAAATGCACGCCACACCTTCGGGGATGGGCATGCGGAAATAAAAAAGGGCTGGAACAATGGCGTTCCAACCCTTTTTTCTCGTGGTGGGCCGTCAGGGACTCGAACCCCGAACCTCCTGATTAAGAGTCAGCTGCTCTACCAATTGAGCTAACGGCCCTGGATACCCTGTGGTACGCCCGGCAGGATTCGAACCTGCGACCTGCGGATTCGAAGTCCGACGCTCTATCCAGCTGAGCTACGGGCGCATGACCACTGTGACGAACGAAGTTTTTACTAGCCCAGGGGGGTGGAAGTGTCAAGCACCTTTTTCCACAGTTGCGAGTTTCAGGCGGGGGCGCTTCTTGCAACTGATTTGAAGGGGTGGCTTTTTGAGATCGAAGCATCTGGATTTTTTCGCCTGCACCTCTAGGAGCCTGTCGCAAAATGCATTTTTTTTATGATTTTATAATAGCGCCGCACGTCGATTTAAGGATTTGAGGTTGGCACGCTCCTTCAAATGGAATTTTCGGACAACCTCTAATAGGCCATGGATTCGATTCTATTGGCATAAATCGAGATGTGACCCCCCAGACATGGGAGGAAACATCAGCGGGTCGATTTCATGAAGAGGCCAAACAAAATAAGGCACATCGCCGTGAACGCCGCTGCGGCGGCGAAAGCGAAGAAATAGCCTTCCCATGTGATGACGGCGCCCATGACGGCGGAGGCGGCCATGATCCCCATGTAGATGGCGGTATTGTAGCCGCCCATAGCCAGGCCTCGCGACCGAGGATTGGACACGGCGGCGATCAGTGCCCCAACGGAAGTGAAGGCCAGAGCCAGACCTGCGCCCAGCACAGCTGCCCACACCAGAAATTGCCACAGCTCATGGGCGGCGCCAAAGCCTACCATGGCACCTGCCGTGCCCAAGGACCCCAGACCCACCAGCCGCCTGCGGTCCTTCGTTCGATCGCTCCAATGCCCGAAGGGAATGCGCGACACGGCGTTGGAAATGCCTTGAACCATAAAAATGAGCCCGATGGAGGCCACGGGAATGGCGCTTTGTCGAGCATGCAGCGGAATGAAGGTGACAAACATGCCCAGTCCAAAGCACAGACCCAGGGTGATGAGCCAGCAGCCCCATAGGGGGCGCGAGTGGAGAACCTCTGTGGCCAGTTGACCCAAGGGCGGTTTGCCATCGGCCTTAGCGGTCGCCTGCGGTGCCGGCAAGAAGACGGCCAGCACGAAGAGCAATCCGGCCGTGAGCACTCCCGAGGCCACGAAGACGTCTTGAAAACCGAACCGCTCCGCAATCCAGGCGCCAATGGCAGGGCCGACGCTCATGCCCACATACAGCGAGGTGGTGTACCACCCGTAGGAACGCCCCAGATGGGTCAGGGGTGAAACGTCGGCGACGTAGCTCATCATGGTAGGTCCGTACGCCGAAAGGCCGATGCCGAAAAAGAAGTAGATGACCATAAGTTGGGCCGGAGTGCCCGCCCAGACCAAGGCAAAGCAGGTCAAGCTGACGATGAAGATTCCCGCCAAGGCCAGCCGCTTGCGTCCCCATCGATCCGAGAGCAGCCCCACCGGCAGGGAAAGGCATCCGGCGGTGAGGAAAAAGACGGAATTGATCCAACCCACGGTGGCCGTGTTTGCCCCGAGGCTCTTGGCATACAAAGGCACAACGGGAATGCGCATGTAGGAGGCGGTGTAAAATCCAAAGGTGAGTGCGCAGGCAAGGAAAAGACTCATTCGAAAAGACGGCGCTGGCCGCCCGGCCCACACATTGAGGGATGCCATGGAGGAGCGTTTCACCGCCTGGTTCGCCTCCCGTGCGCCTGGAGTTCCTATGGGTTCGATGCGTGCCTAAAGCGGCTCATGAAGACGCGCTTGATTGCCAAATACCGTCGTTCACCGAAAGCCTATAGCACAGGGTGCCGGCCTTCAAAAGGCTTTCGTGGCCGAAGGTTTTTCGTGGCCTTGAAAAAAGCCCATCGCCTCATCGTTCTTCAAGACGCGGGCAAAATGCTTTATGATGCTTGGGGTCGAAACGATTCCACGCGGGGCGCGCGGCGCTTGAAGCCCCATGCAAGGAGGTTCATCGTGCACAAGAGTTCGGCATCCATGTCCCTTCGCTTTGAGGGAACAGATCGGTACTATTTGAATCCGGAGCTGCGAGAGATCGTCAACATCGCCATAGCCATGGAAAAGCCACTGCTCCTTACGGGAGAAGCAGGCACGGGAAAGACCCAGCTCGCCTTTGAAATCGCTCGAGCGCTCCAGCTACGCATGGAGGAGGCTCGATGCAAGTCCACCTTCAAGGGCGAAGAATTGTGCTACGTCTACGACACGGTGTTGCGCCTCAACGATTCCCGCTTCGGCTCGGGGGACACGGGCCGGGATGTCAACAACATCTGGGACTATATTCGTTTCGGTCCCATCGGCCGGGCGTTCACCTGCGAGGACCGTCGAGTGCTTCTGTTGGATGAAATCGACAAGACGGATTCGGACACCCAGGACAATCTGCTGGATGTTCTGGAAGACGGCGCGTTCATTATCCGCGAGATCAATCACAAGATTCGAGCTAAAAAGCGCCCGATTATCATCATCACAAGCAATGCCAAACGGGAACTTTCGGATCCCTTTCTACGCCGGTGCTTTTGCCATTACATTCCCTTTCCCGGTCCCGAAGAGATGATCAAGATTGTGCGGCTCCATTATCCAGACATTCCCGACGCCTTCCTGCGTGCCTCCCTGGAAACCTTTTACCGTTTGCGCGAAGAAGGCTTTGAAAAGCCGCCCGCCACCGCTGAACTTTTGGACTGGATTGGTGCCATGCGAGCCAGCGGCGTGCGCGGTCCCGGGGCCGGGAAAGACGTGGCCCATATCGGCACGCTGCTCAAAAGAACCCAGGACATTTTGAAGTTCAAAGGGGTTCGCAAGAGCCTTCGCTTTTGAGAAGGGCCCATTGCTGGCCGAAGTATAGCCTTGGAGCGCCACAATCGATGAACTTGAGGTCCATGGGAAAAGGACAGGGTATGGTGGATTTCATTTATGGCCTGATGCGCGCCGGGATTCCGATCAGTGTGCATTATATCCTGGAATTTTATCGAGGTTTGCGCGCCGGCGTGGCCCCCGACCTGGATCGCCTGTTTCTGTTTGCGCGCCTGGTGTTCGTCAAGAGGGTGGAACACTACGATGCTTTTGAACAGGTTTTTCGCCAAACTTTTTTGGGGGACCCTTCCGTGTCCCCCGAGGATTGGGAAAACCTCTTGAGGGGCAAGCCTTTTGAGGAATGGCTGCGGCGCGAAGTGGAAAGCGGCCGGCTTCCGCCGGAAGCCTTGCGCGAATTCGACAGCGAGGAGCTTCTGGAACGGTTTCGGCGCACGGTCATGGCGCAGGACGGCGAACACCACGGTGGAAACACCTGGGTCGGCACAGGCGGGCGATCCCCTTACGGCCATAGCGGCCGACATGGAGGCGGGCTGCGCGTTCAAGGCGAAAGTGTTCACGGCACGGCGCAAAAGGTCATCGGTGCGCGCCGGTATATTCATTACAGCGACGACACCCCGCTTCGCAGCGAAAACCTGCGCCAGGTTCTTTCCACCTTAAAAAGTCTGCGCCCGCTGGGTCCGGAAAGTGAACTGGACGTGGACCAAACCATCGAGCGCACGGCCAAAAATGGTGGCGAAATCGAATTGGTCTTTCAAAGGGAGCTGAGAAACCGCGTGGAACTCATCGTCCTTGTGGACAACGGCGGCTATTCCATGCTTCCCTACGTGGACTTGGTCAAGACGGTGTTCAACAAGATTCGCGACAGCTTTCGCGATGTGCGGTTCTTTTACTTTCACAACTGCATCTACGGCACCGTGTACGCCGATCCGCAGCGGCGCCAACCTGTGGCGTGGGACAAATTGTGTGCCGCGGGCAAAAAGACGCGTCTGATCATCATCGGCGACGCCAACATGGCTCCGGCGGAACTCATGGCTTCCTACGGGTCCATTGACCCGGCCACGGCCATTCGCAAGCCGGGTTTTGTGTGGCTTCGAGAGTTGAGGGAAGCTTTTCCGGTCAGTGTGTGGCTGAACCCCATTCCTCGGGAGCATTGGGCGCTAAACAGTTCCACCATCGCTCGTATTGGGCAGATCTTTCACATGGAGGATTTGACCCTGGGTGGCATCAAGAACGCCACGGCGTACCTCAATGTGCAGGGCCAAGCCGTGGATCAGGCGGCATAGGTGTGGCTTACATAGACAAAGAAGTGCGCAAACTGGTGGGCAAGGCGGTCCACCATTACGGTTTGATCGACCCCGGCGATCGCATTGCCGTGGCCGTCTCGGGCGGCAAGGACAGCGTGCTGCTGCTGTGGCTGCTACGAGAACGATTGCGGCGCGTGCCTATTCATTATGAGCTTGTGGCCGTTCATGTGGATTTAGGGTTTACGCCGAGCACGGCGGAACCCCTGGAAACTTTTTTCCGAGCGGAAGGGTTCGATTACCGAATACTTCGCACCGATTACGGGCTGCATGCGCACAGTCCACAGAATCGAGAAAATCCGTGCTTTCTCTGCGCGCGAAGGCGCCGTGCCGCCATCTTTCGCGAAGCCCGAGCCTTGGGATGTTCCAAGGTGGCCTTGGCCCACAATCAGGACGACTTCATCGAAACGTTTTTCGTCAACATTTGCTACGGAGCCCAGACGGCGAGCATGGTGCCACGGCAAAGTTTTTTCGGTGGAACTCTGGTGGTCATTCGCCCTTTGGCTCTGGTGGACAGCCATAAGGTGGACCGTCTCGTGCGCCGCCTGGGTCTTCCCACCATGGACAACCCGTGCCCGTCAGCCAGCCGCAATGCCCGCCGTCGAATTCGAGAGTTCCTTTTTGACCTGTACCGGTCCAATCGAAAGATTCGGGGGAACATTTTTCATGCCATGAGCCATGTGAACCTGGAGTATCTGCCGCCTGCACTGCCCCGGCGGCCGGGTTCGACTCGCGGGACGCCACGAGGAGCCGCACAGCATGATGGAAAAGAAACCGACCCTTTATCTCATTGATGCCAGTTCCTACATGTACCGCGCCTTTTATGCCTTGGGCCGACGCCTGACGGCTCCGGACGGCACGCCCACCCAGGCGGTTTTCGGGTTTCATCAAATGCTCCAAAAGGTCTTGAGGGAAAAACAGCCAGAAATGCTGTGCGTGGTCTATGACCCGCCGGCTCCCACCTTTCGCCACGCCTTATACCCTCAATACAAGGCCACGCGGGATCGCATGCCGGAAGATCTGGTGGTGCAGGTGCCCCTCATCAAGACCATGGTGGATCTCATGGGGATCCCATCCCTGGAAGTTCCCGGCTACGAAGCCGACGACGTCATGGCCACTCTGGTTCGCCAGGCGACCGAGAAAGGCTACGCCGTGGTGATTGTGTCCGGAGATAAGGACCTGCATCAGCTGGTGAATGAACCGCTGGTGCTTCAATGGGATCCACAAAAGGACGAACTGTACACGGCGGAAGAAGTGGTGAAAAGGCTGGGTGTGCGCCCGCACCAGGTTCGAGACCTTTTGGCGCTCATGGGCGACAGCACCGACAACGTGCCCGGCGTGCCCGGTGTGGGCGAAAAGACGGCCCGGGAACTGCTGCGGCTGTTTGGAAGCTTGGATGAAGTGCTGCGCAGGGTTCATGAGATTCCCAGCGCATCCGTGCGCAAGAAGATGGAATCAGCCCAAGAGGCGGCGCTGCTTTCCAGGCAGCTGGTGAGCCTAAGGGAGGATGCTCCGGTGAACTTCGTGGTGGCGGAATGTCGCCGTCGCCCCGCCGACGTGGCGGGTCTTAGAGCATTGTATGAACGGTTGGGATTGCGCCGTTTTCTGGCCGATCTTGCCAAGAATCTTCCGTCCCAAACGGCGGCCGAAATGGCCGCGCCGCCTGCCCGCCGCGATGTCATTGTTCGAAACGAACCGGCCTTTCGCCGGGTTCTGGAGGAGATGCGGCAGGCGAGCGTTCTTTCCATCGATTTGGAAACCACGTCCCAGGATGCCATGCTGGCCGACATCGTGGGGGTGGCCTTAAGCTGGCGGGACCATGAAGCCGTCTATATTCCCATCGGCCACGAAACCAGGGATTCGGAATCTCAGCTGCCTTTGGCTGTTGTGCTGGAAGGACTTCGACCCCTCTTGGAAGCCGAAACGCCCAAGAAAGTAGGGCAGAACATTAAGTACGAATGGGTGATTTTAAAACGGCACGGCATCGAGCTGCACGGCATCGATTTCGACACCATGGTGGCCAGTTACCTCTTGGATCCGGGCAACCCGTCCCATCGTCTTGAACGCATCGTGGCCGAACATCTCGGGGAAGCCAAGGCCACCTATGGCGATGTGGCCGGCGTTGGCGCCAAGCAGGTGCCTTTTGCTCACGTGCCCGTGACCAAGGCGGCTGCCTATGCGTGCAGCGATGCGGAAACGACCTTGCGGCTCGTGCCCATTTTACGAAAAAAGCTGGAACAAGCCGGCCTCTCGCCCCTCATGGACACTCTGGAACGGCCGCTCATTGCCGTCCTGGCCCGCATGGAAATGCGAGGGGTGCGCGTGGATACGGAAAAACTTGAGGCTTTGTCCAGGATCTTAGAAGAAGGCCTGCGAAGGGAGGAACAGACCATCTACGCCATTGCGGGCGGGCCGTTCAACATCCAGTCTCCCGTGCAGCTCAGAGATATTCTCTTTGGCAAGCTGCAGCTTCCCGTGATTAAGAAAACCAAGACGGGTCCTTCCACGGACATGAGCGTTCTGGAGGAGCTGGCGGCGCATCACCCCATCGCCCAACACATCGTGGCGTATCGCAGTCTGGCCAAGCTGAAAAACACTTACGTGGACACCCTGCCCCTTCTGGTGCATCCCCACACCGGTCGCATTCATACCAGTTACAACCAAACCGTCACCGCCACGGGGCGTCTCAGCAGTTCGGAGCCCAATCTGCAAAACATTCCCGTGCGCACCGAGGAAGGGCGCCGCATTCGAGAAGCCTTTGTGGCCGATCCCGGCTATGGGCTCTTGGCGGCGGATTATTCTCAGATCGAACTGCGCATCTTTGCCCACTACAGCGGGGACAGCCGGCTTCTGGCCGCCTTTGAGGCGGGAGACGATGTTCATCGGCGCACGGCGGCGGAAATCTTCAATGTATCGCCGCAGGACGTCACGGCGGAGATGCGGCGCCAAGCCAAGACCGTTAATTTCGGCATCATTTATGGCATGGGTCCCTATGGACTCGCCAAGCAGCTCAAGATTTCCCAGAGCCAGGCCAAGGAAATGATCGAGCGTTATTTTGCAAGGTACCAGGGGGTGAAGCGCTGGATCGAGCGAGTGATTGCCCAGGCCCACAAGCGAGGCTATGCGGAAACCCTGTTGGGCCGACGCCGTTTCATTCCCGAACTGCAGAGCCGCAACCGCTCCATGCGCCAGCTTGGGGAAAGACTGGCCGTCAACACCACCATTCAGGGCTCGGCCGCCGACATTATCAAAAAGGCCATGATCGACATCGATCAAGAGATGCAAGGGTGCGGTTGCCGAAGCGCCATGATTCTTCAGGTCCACGACGAGCTGGTTTTTGAAGTGGCGGAAGAGGAAGCGGGCTGGATGCGGGCGATGGTCAAGGAACGCATGGAAAGCGTGGTCACGTTGCGCATTCCTCTGGTCGTGGACATGGGCTATGGAAAAAACTGGGCAGAAGCCCATTCGTGAACCCGTAAAAAAAGGTCTTTTCTTTCTAAGCAGTTCGGGTAAATGGTGCGTGCGACGGCAAGGTTTGTCGCCTTCAATGCAGAGGACTTTTCAAGCACAAGAAAGGGAGCCCCATGGAAAACACCGATGGTCAATGGCGACAGGAGACCTCTTCAGTGATGGAGGAGTCTTCGGAGGCGGAGGAGCCTCCAAGCGAGCCTCCGGGTTCAGAAACCAACGATGCCTCAGCGTCCCTGCGGCGGATCCCTCGAGGCTCATCACGCCGATCCGCCTCCACGCCCCTCAGCGACAACGCCAAGTCCTTCAAAAAAAAGCATTTTCCCAGCGTTAGCCTTGCCTTATGGAACGACTGGCATTGGCAGGTGCAGCATCGGTTTCGATCGTGGAACGGACTGCGCCGCATCATGCACTTGACCGACGCGGAACAAGCCGCTCTTCAAATCCCCTCGGGTCGGTTTCCTGTGGCCGTCACACCTTATTATGCCAGTCTGTTGGATTCGGAGAACGGCCAGGATCCATTGCGGCGTTCGGTGTTACCGCTTTCCGAAGAGTGGGTGCGGCATCCCGAGGAATCCACGGATCCCCTTGGGGAAGACAAGGATTCACCGGTACCCGGACTGGTGCATCGCTATCCAGACCGGGTTCTCTTCCTGGTGACGGGTTTTTGTTCCACTTACTGCCGCTATTGCACGCGCTCTTGGCTCGTTGGGCGCCATGGATCCGGAGGCCATGCCAGTCGACGGTTATGGGAAAGGGCCTTGGCCTATATTCAAGCGACGCCTGCCGTGCGCGACGTGCTCATCTCCGGTGGCGACCCACTCACCTTGGCCGATGACGCCTTGGGATGGCTTTTGGATCGGCTTCGAGCCATAAGGCATGTGGAAGTCCTTCGCATCGGAACCAAGGTGCCTGCGGTTTTGCCGCAGCGCATAACCCGCGACCTGGTTTGGCTCTTACGCCGGGACCATCCCTTGTGGATGAGCTTGCATTTTACGCACCCAAAGGAATTGACTCCGGAGACGGCCGAGGCGTGCGCTCGGCTGGCGGATGCCGGCATTCCTCTGGGCAGCCAAACGGTGCTGCTCAAAGGGATCAACGACGACGTGACGACCCTGCGGGCTCTCTTTCAAGGCCTTCTGCGCCTTCGCGTGCGCCCCTATTACCTCTATCAGTGCGACCCCATCAACGGCTCGCCCCACTTTCGAACGACCATTGCTCGAGGTCTGGAAATCATGGACGGGTTGCGCGGCCACACGTCTGGGTATGCCGTGCCATCCTACGTGGTGGACGCGCCGGGAGGCGGCGGCAAGATTCCTCTCCTTCCCGACTATGTTCAGGGCGTGGACGGGGAGGATTTGATCCTTCGAAACTATGAACATCGCCTTTTTCGGTATCCCAAGGCCTTTGAGGTTGTTTCGGGGCCGGGGCGAGTGGTTCACAAGGCGTTCTGATGGGGGAAAGCCAATGAAGATCGGACTGACATACGACCTTCGGGATGTCTATCTTGCGGAGGGTTTCACAGAAGAAGAGACGGCCGAATTGGACCGTGCAGACGCCATTGAGGCTCTCGAGGCGGAAATTCGCGCCTTGGGTCATGTACCCGACCGTATCGGGCGCCTTAAGGATTTGGTGCAGCGGCTGGCTTCGGGTGATGGCTGAGATCTGGTGTTCAACATCGCCGAAGGACTCTGGGGATCGGGTCGGGAGGCGCAAGTGCCCGCCCTTTTGAATGCCTACGGAATCCCTTACACCTTTTCTGATCCTCTCGTTCTGTGCGTGACCCTGGACAAGGCGGTGGCCAAGCTTATGGTGCAGGACGCCGGTTTGGCCACGGCGCCTTTTGTGGTGATCAGGGACCTGGAAGAAGTCCCGCGCGTGGCGCTTCCCTGGCCCCTTTTTGCCAAGCCTGTGCGCGAAGGTACGGGCAAGGGGATTACGGCGGCATCCAAGATTCACTCTGGGGAGCAATTGGAAAAAGTTTGCGAGTTCCTCCTACGGACCTATGACCAGCCGGTCTTGGTGGAAACCTTTTTGCCCGGTCGGGAGTTCACCGTGGGGCTTTTGGGTTCGGGAAAGTCCGCGCGAGCTCTCGGCGTCATGGAGGTGGTGCTTCGAGAAAACGCGGATGCCGAGGTCTACTCTTACGACAACAAAGAGTGCTGTGAGGAACGGGTCTTTTACTGGTTGGTGGATGACGAGGAAGCTCGGGAGGCGGCTCGTGTGGCGGTGGAATTCTGGAAAGTGTTAGGATGCCGAGATGTCGGCCGCATCGACCTTCGCTCCGACGCGGCGGGACGCCCCCATTTTCTCGAAGCGAACCCTTTGGCGGGACTCCATCCCCATCATTCCGACTTGCCCATCATCTGCACGCTGCTCGGCATGCCTTACCGTGATCTCATCAGCGCCATCCTGGAGGAGGCCAAGCAAAGGGTTTTTAAAACACGCGAAAGGTTGGAAAGGTTTTCCGAAAAGAGGACCCTTTCTCCGCAAACGTTCAAGGAAGGGCGCCTTTGATGCGGGTTGTGGTCCTTCATTCGGCCGTGGCTCCCGAGGCTCCACCCGATGAACAGGACGTTCTGATGCAGGCGAGCTGCATCGGCGAAGCCCTCACGAGGTTGGGCTGCCAGGTGAGCTTTCTTCCCTTTGTCTCCAATCTGGAGGCCGTGCGCTGCGGTCTTCGAGGCCTTCGTCCGGACCTGGTCTTTAACCTTGTCGAAACGGTTCGGGGCACGGGGCGACTCATCCACCTGGCACCCGGCTTGCTGGATGTGGAAGGCCTGCCATACACGGGTTGTCCCACAGAGGCGCTGTTTTGCACGTCTCATAAGGTCTTAGCCAAGTGGAAGAGATTTTCGTGGCCAACGACTTGGCCCACCAAAGTCTTAACCTGGGGCCGGAATCCGGCTATTTTTTCATCATTGCGGAAATTTCAGGTCAGGTGGTGGGCTACACCTGTTACGGGCCCATTGTGGGAACGGCCGGCCGATTCGACCTTTATTGGATCGTGGTGCATCCGGCCTATCAGGGCCGCGGTATCGGACGAAGGCTTCTTGAAGAGACCGAAAGGGCCATCTGGAATGCCGGAGGCCGACGGGTGTAGGTGGAAACGTCGTCGCGCACCATCTATGAACCGACCCGGCGGTTTTACCTGCGTGCCGGCTACTCCTACGTGGCCTCCCTTCCCGACTTCTATGGTCCTGAAGATCACAAAATCATCTATGGTAAAAATCTTCACTGAGGGCATGGCCATGGCGCGGTGCGTAAGACGGGGCGATGTTATCAAAGATGTCGCCGATCGAAGGAGGGCTTCTTCATGAAAGCGTTGGTCACGTTTTTCCGCCGCAGATCCGGTCAAGACTGGAAATCGCTCGGCGTCAATCTCGGCTTGATTGCAGCCGGAAGCGGGATCTACGTTTTGGGCCTCAATGCCGTGCTCATTCCCCAGAAACTGCTCAGCGGCGGTGTGGTGGGTGTCGCCGTCATTTTGCACTATCTGTACCCGTCCGTGGACGTGGGGCACTTTTACCTGCTGTGTAACATTCCGCTCATGGTCTTGGGATGGTTTTCCATCAGCCGTCGGTTCATGGGATACACCCTGTTTGGCATGGTGTTTTTTTCCGTGGCCGCTTCCTGGATCAAGGTTCCTGCCGTGACCTTGAGTGATCCTCTGCTGTCGGCGGTGCTGGCCGGAGTCTTGTGCGGGGTGGGCGGAGGCATCGTGCTGCGTTCCCTTGGATCGGCCGGAGGTTTGGACATCTTGGTCATTTATTTGAATACGCGCTGGGGCCTTCGTGTGGGCGTGGTTTACATGGCGGCCAACGCCCTGATTCTCGGCGTGGGAGCCTTTTTTTTCGGCCTGGAGAGAGCCCTTTTGTCCGTAGTTTACGTGTATGCGAGCAGTCGTGTGGTGGATACCGTTTTGGTGGGATTCAATCGTCGTAAGATGGCCCTGATCATCACATCCAAGGTGGATGAAGTGGCTGATTTTATTTTGTACACTATACGACGTGGTGTGACGTTTCTCAAGGGCAGGGGAGGATTTTCCGGACAGGATCGAGAAGTGATTCTGACGGTCACAACCCTTACGGAACTGCCCAAACTTAAAGAATCCGTTTTCCGCATGGACCCCCAGGCCTTTGTCATCATCAACGACACCCTGGAAGTACTGGGAAAACGCCACGGCCACCTGAAGATCTATTGATGGGAGTCCTCGGGCTCAGGGGCCTTCAAAACCCGAAGACGCGAAACGTGGACAACGAGGCCACAGCCTTAAGCTCGAAGACCTTTTCACCTTGGAAAATGCTGCGGCTTTGGTCACTCTGACCGCCATGGAACTGGTTCTAGGCGTCGACAACATCGTTTTTATCGCCATTGTAACGGGACGGCTTGCCAAAGAGCAGCAAGAGCGGGCGCGGCGGCTGGGGCTCTTGGGAGCCATGTTCCTGCGCATCGGCTTGCTTCTGGCCATCACGGCCATCATGCGGCTGACCACATCCCTTTTTTCCGTTGCTCTCGCACCCCGTTTCAGGGCGCGATCTGATCCTACTCGTGGGAGGACTGTTTTCTTATCGGCAAGGCGACTCACGAGATTCACAACAAACTGGAAGGCCCCGCCAAGACGCTGCCCAAACACGGAAGACGCCATGCCAACTTCGGGTCCGTTCTGTTTCAGATTCTTCTGTTGGATATGGTGTTTTCCCTGGACTCCATCATCACCGCCGTGGGCATGGCCCGCCAAGTGCCCATCATGATTGCGGCCATTGTTCTTGCCGTAGGCGCCATGATGCTTTTTGCGGGACTGGTCGGTGCCTTTATTGATCAACACCCCACCTTGAAAATGTTGGCCCTCAGCTTTCTTCTGCTCATCGGAGTCATGTTGGTGGCCGAAGGGTTTGGCAAGCATATGGAAAGGGGCTACATCTATTTCGCCATGGGCTTTTCCGCTTTTGTGGAAGTTTTGAACCTTCGAGTGCGCAAGCATGCGCAAGGGGCGTGAGGGTTCGAGGTGGTTTTTCGTTGGATTTTGAGGTGTGAGGCGATGACGGCAAGGGAACGTATGTGGCGTTGTGTGTGGATCCTGTGGCTGGCCGTT
It encodes the following:
- a CDS encoding VWA domain-containing protein is translated as MVDFIYGLMRAGIPISVHYILEFYRGLRAGVAPDLDRLFLFARLVFVKRVEHYDAFEQVFRQTFLGDPSVSPEDWENLLRGKPFEEWLRREVESGRLPPEALREFDSEELLERFRRTVMAQDGEHHGGNTWVGTGGRSPYGHSGRHGGGLRVQGESVHGTAQKVIGARRYIHYSDDTPLRSENLRQVLSTLKSLRPLGPESELDVDQTIERTAKNGGEIELVFQRELRNRVELIVLVDNGGYSMLPYVDLVKTVFNKIRDSFRDVRFFYFHNCIYGTVYADPQRRQPVAWDKLCAAGKKTRLIIIGDANMAPAELMASYGSIDPATAIRKPGFVWLRELREAFPVSVWLNPIPREHWALNSSTIARIGQIFHMEDLTLGGIKNATAYLNVQGQAVDQAA
- a CDS encoding MFS transporter: MKRSSMASLNVWAGRPAPSFRMSLFLACALTFGFYTASYMRIPVVPLYAKSLGANTATVGWINSVFFLTAGCLSLPVGLLSDRWGRKRLALAGIFIVSLTCFALVWAGTPAQLMVIYFFFGIGLSAYGPTMMSYVADVSPLTHLGRSYGWYTTSLYVGMSVGPAIGAWIAERFGFQDVFVASGVLTAGLLFVLAVFLPAPQATAKADGKPPLGQLATEVLHSRPLWGCWLITLGLCFGLGMFVTFIPLHARQSAIPVASIGLIFMVQGISNAVSRIPFGHWSDRTKDRRRLVGLGSLGTAGAMVGFGAAHELWQFLVWAAVLGAGLALAFTSVGALIAAVSNPRSRGLAMGGYNTAIYMGIMAASAVMGAVITWEGYFFAFAAAAAFTAMCLILFGLFMKSTR
- a CDS encoding AAA family ATPase, with translation MHKSSASMSLRFEGTDRYYLNPELREIVNIAIAMEKPLLLTGEAGTGKTQLAFEIARALQLRMEEARCKSTFKGEELCYVYDTVLRLNDSRFGSGDTGRDVNNIWDYIRFGPIGRAFTCEDRRVLLLDEIDKTDSDTQDNLLDVLEDGAFIIREINHKIRAKKRPIIIITSNAKRELSDPFLRRCFCHYIPFPGPEEMIKIVRLHYPDIPDAFLRASLETFYRLREEGFEKPPATAELLDWIGAMRASGVRGPGAGKDVAHIGTLLKRTQDILKFKGVRKSLRF
- a CDS encoding response regulator, yielding MEALNGVEVVETMEMITRNQRLILDLVMPEMNHWQTHQALQTTRPEVLAPLAQGEPGDNGR
- a CDS encoding tRNA lysidine(34) synthetase, whose product is MAYIDKEVRKLVGKAVHHYGLIDPGDRIAVAVSGGKDSVLLLWLLRERLRRVPIHYELVAVHVDLGFTPSTAEPLETFFRAEGFDYRILRTDYGLHAHSPQNRENPCFLCARRRRAAIFREARALGCSKVALAHNQDDFIETFFVNICYGAQTASMVPRQSFFGGTLVVIRPLALVDSHKVDRLVRRLGLPTMDNPCPSASRNARRRIREFLFDLYRSNRKIRGNIFHAMSHVNLEYLPPALPRRPGSTRGTPRGAAQHDGKETDPLSH